A genomic window from Carassius auratus strain Wakin chromosome 19, ASM336829v1, whole genome shotgun sequence includes:
- the LOC113120142 gene encoding probable ATP-dependent RNA helicase DDX6, whose amino-acid sequence MTTKMENSGPGVMGLSTHNRQHLGQPKASSQLGPQTASAQPGKEPMVTQKPANASQEGPGIRFGDDWKKSLQLPSKDNRVKTSDVTATKGNEFEDYCLKRELLMGIFEMGWEKPSPIQEESIPIALSGRDILARAKNGTGKSGAYLIPLLERIDIKKDHIQAIVIVPTRELALQVSQISIQISKHLGGVNVMATTGGTNLRDDIMRLDEKVHVVVATPGRILDLMKKGIAKVDKVQMMVMDEADKLLSQDFVVIIEDIIGFLSKNRQILLYSATFPISVQKFMAKHLQKPYEINLMEELTLKGITQYYAYVTERQKVHCLNTLFSRLQINQSIIFCNSTQRVELLAKKITQLGYSCFYIHAKMMQEYRNRVFHDFRNGLCRNLVCTDLFTRGIDIQAVNVVINFDFPKNAETYLHRIGRSGRFGHLGLAINLISAEDRFNLKTIEDQLITDIKPIPGSIDKSLYVAEFHSVDPDCEAEEPQRGEGSEAH is encoded by the exons ATGACAACAAAGATGGAGAACAGTGGCCCGGGTGTCATGGGATTGAGCACACACAACAGGCAGCATTTAGGACAGCCTAAAGCTTCCTCTCAATTAGGACCCCAAACTGCGAGTGCTCAGCCTGGAAAGGAGCCCATGGTGACCCAGAAACCAGCCAATGCATCTCAGGAAGGACCTGGTATCAG GTTTGGTGATGACTGGAAAAAAAGCCTACAGCTCCCTTCTAAGGACAATAGAGTCAAAACTTCT GATGTGACCGCAACCAAAGGGAATGAGTTTGAGGACTACTGTCTAAAAAGAGAGTTGCTGATGGGCATTTTTGAGATGGGCTGGGAAAAGCCATCCCCCATTCAG gagGAGAGTATTCCTATTGCCCTTTCTGGACGCGATATACTGGCTCGAGCCAAAAACGGGACCGGAAAGAGTGGTGCATACCTGATCCCCCTTCTGGAGAGAATTGACATAAAAAAGGATCATATCCAAG CCATTGTGATAGTTCCCACTCGTGAACTGGCTCTGCAGGTCAGTCAGATCAGTATTCAGATCAGCAAGCACCTCGGTGGGGTCAACGTCATGGCAACCACAGGTGGGACCAACCTACGAGATGATATCATGCGCCTGGATGAGAAGG ttcatgTTGTTGTAGCAACACCTGGCAGAATTTTGGACTTGATGAAAAAGGGCATAGCCAAAGTGGATAAAGTTCAGATGATGGTTATGGATGAA GCTGATAAGCTGCTCTCTCAGGACTTTGTGGTTATTATTGAGGACATCATTGGTTTCCTTTCAAAGAACAGACAGATTCTGCTCTATTCAGCCACATTCCCCATCAGCGTACAGAAGTTTATG GCAAAGCATCTGCAGAAGCCCTATGAGATTAATCTGATGGAGGAACTGACCCTGAAAGGCATTACTCAGTACTATGCTTATgtcacagagagacagaaagtccACTGCCTTAACACACTCTTCTCCAGG CTGCAGATAAATCAGTCCATCATCTTTTGTAACTCTACTCAGCGAGTGGAGCTTCTGGCCAAGAAGATCACGCAGCTGGGCTACTCCTGCTTCTACATTCATGCAAAGATGATGCAG GAATACAGAAACCGTGTTTTCCACGACTTCAGAAACGGGCTCTGCAGGAACCTTGTTTGCACAG ATTTATTCACTAGAGGCATCGATATCCAGGCGGTAAATGTGGTCATCAACTTTGACTTTCCCAAGAATGCAGAAACATACCTGCATCGCATCGGACGCTCAG GCAGGTTTGGACATCTGGGTTTGGCAATCAATCTCATTAGCGCTGAGGATCGCTTTAACCTGAAGACCATTGAGGACCAGCTGATCACGGACATAAAGCCCATTCCTGGCAGCATTGATAAGAGCCTGTATGTGGCAGAGTTTCACTCCGTGGACCCTGACTGTGAGGCAGAGGAGCCTCAGCGGGGCGAAGGGTCTGAAGCACATTAG
- the lipea gene encoding lipase, hormone-sensitive a produces the protein MDHKDVFAALQTVCLDVILALNGSRSKSSNADAIDRLSGVMRQIQEHGCAVEPLITGFTAVYHHFDLDAQTPGNGYRTLVKVVHSCVTHILQKARYIASNCSGAFFRMDHNTAEMEAYCSALCQLRALLYLAQILLHDNPHGQLYSQEEGGLRERFVQEYISMHKACFYGRCLGFQFSASLRPFLQTVVISMVSFGENYKKQQTGLGIAALSFFASGKYVVDPELRGAEFERITQNLDMQFWKTFWNLTETELLSSLTRISSTVVQVNVILTIPAVSLSLPLASDPSLSVSVNPPVAHWGPGPVKVRLISHALRQGQDSVELLALSRPEGPQLSLPGGFSRQTSPLSPILLIHFHGGGFVAQTSKSHESYLKSWSKDLNVPILSVDYSLAPEAPFPRALEECFYAYCWALKNCHLLGSTAERVCLVGESAGGNLCITVSMRAMSHGVRVPDGIVAAYPATLLTTDASPSRLLTLIDPLLPLSVLYKCIDAYAGSSCQSVQPARQIDTLAALGQDTVNLLTNFAQGATNWFQNLLEPKAAEASSSTIPSYGPSPSKSHSEEKPQEVYEYPENFEPLRSRCLVDLHTPCTPIMKNPFVSPLLAPDSLLQGLPPVHIVASALDALLDDSVMFAKKLRNMNQPVTLTVVEDLPHGFLSLVQLSKETQEASEICVKRIREVFKLEEPPADQRQPGPS, from the exons ATGGATCATAAGGATGTATTCGCAGCATTGCAGACGGTATGTTTGGATGTCATCTTGGCTCTTAATGGATCCCGCAGCAAATCGTCAAATGCTGACGCCATTGATCGTCTGTCGGGGGTCATGAGGCAGATTCAAGAACATGGTTGTGCTGTTGAACCCTTGATTACTGGCTTTACTGCTGTCTATCACCATTTTGATTTGGATGCACAGACTCCTGGCAATGGATATCGGACCCTAGTCAAG GTGGTCCATTCCTGCGTCACCCACATACTTCAGAAGGCCCGTTACATCGCATCGAACTGCAGTGGAGCATTTTTTAGGATGGACCATAATACGGCGGAAATGGAAGCATACTGTAGTGCCCTTTGCCAGCTGCGGGCATTGCTTTACCTGGCACAGATATTACTCCATGACAATCCCCATGGTCAGCTCTACTCACAGGAGGAAGGGGGTTTAAGGGAGCGGTTTGTGCAAGAGTACATCTCCATGCACAAAGCTTGTTTTTATGGTCGCTGCTTGGGCTTTCAG TTTTCCGCCTCTCTCAGACCTTTTCTACAGACAGTGGTCATTAGTATGGTGTCCTTTGGTGAAAACTACAAGAAACAGCAGACTGGTTTAG GTATAGCTGCTCTTTCTTTCTTCGCATCTGGCAAATACGTGGTAGATCCTGAGTTGAGGGGAGCGGAGTTTGAGCGCATCACTCAAAATCTAGATATGCAGTTTTGGAAAACCTTTTGGAACCTTACCGAGACTGAGCTATTATCA AGTTTGACAAGGATTTCTTCCACTGTGGTGCAAGTGAATGTAATATTAACCATACCAGCTGTAAGTCTGAGTTTGCCTCTGGCCTCTGACCCCAGTCTCTCAGTCTCTGTGAATCCTCCAGTTGCACACTGGGGCCCTGGGCCAGTTAAAGTGCGCTTGATCTCACACGCACTCCGACAAGGACAG GACAGTGTGGAACTGTTGGCCCTTTCTCGTCCCGAGGGGCCTCAGCTCTCTCTGCCAGGGGGTTTCAGTCGTCAGACATCTCCTCTTTCACCAATTCTGCTCATACACTTCCATGGTGGAGGCTTTGTTGCACAAACTTCAAAATCACATGAG AGTTACTTGAAGAGCTGGTCAAAGGATCTGAATGTGCCTATTCTCTCCGTGGATTACTCATTGGCTCCAGAGGCCCCGTTCCCCCGGGCTCTAGAAGAGTGTTTCTATGCCTACTGCTGGGCCTTAAAGAATTGCCACTTGCTGG GTTCGACTGCAGAGCGTGTTTGTTTGGTGGGAGAGAGTGCAGGCGGTAACTTGTGCATAACTGTCTCTATGAGGGCAATGTCTCACGGTGTACGAGTTCCTGACGGGATTGTGGCAGCCTACCCAGCAACTCTGCTAACCACAGACGCCTCGCCATCCAGACTGCTCACTTTAATCGACCCTCTGCTGCCTTTGAGTGTGCTCTACAAGTGTATCGATGCCTATGCTG GTTCGAGTTGTCAGTCAGTGCAACCAGCTCGGCAGATAGACACCTTGGCCGCTTTGGGACAGGACACAGTAAATTTGTTGACTAACTTTGCCCAAGGAGCGACAAATTGGTTTCAGAATTTATTAGAACCAAAAGCAGCAGAAGCATCCTCTTCAACCATACCATCATATGGTCCTTCACCTTCCAAGTCACATTCTGAAGAGAAACCACAGGAGGTCTATGAATACCCAGAAAACTTTGAACCACTCCGGTCTAGGTGTCTGGTGGATTTACATACACCTTGCACACCAATAATGAAGAACCCATTTGTCTCTCCTCTACTTGCTCCGGACAGTCTTCTCCAGGGGCTTCCACCAGTGCATATAGTG GCTTCTGCTTTGGATGCCCTGTtggatgattcagtgatgtttgCCAAAAAGCTTAGGAATATGAACCAGCCTGTGACGCTCACTGTTGTTGAAGACCTTCCCCATGGCTTCCTGAGCCTAGTACAGCTTTCTAAAGAAACCCAGGAAGCATCTGAAATATGTGTAAAACGAATCAGAGAAGTCTTCAAGCTAGAGGAACCACCTGCTGATCAGAGGCAGCCGGGACCCAGTTAG
- the slc9a3.2 gene encoding sodium/hydrogen exchanger 3.2 — MAFLQQFALLLALLIVLSSSCAGVGLNYSSKSSVTTNTTTSTNDSTDGHAASTITTLPIVIWKWHHVETPYLVALWILTCWLCKLVAQLNHSFTSVIPESGLLIMMGFILGGIVWGADKAQTFKLIPVNFFYYLLPQIVLDASYCMPNKLFFSNLGAILVHAVIGTCWNAGTVGVAMWGCYEGDAMGNLNIGLLQFLLYGALLSAVDPVAVIAVFEEVHVNEVLYILVFGESLLNDGVTVVLYNVFDAFVSLGGPKINAEEIIKGIVSFFVVSFGGSFLGVVFAILISMLTRITYKVQIIEAGFIIVLGYLSYLTAEMLSLSAILSITFCGVCCQKYITANMDEKSVLTLRYVLKVMANGSETMIFVFLGVSAIDVDIWVWNTGFILLTILFIVVFRIMGVFFLNWLLNQTRLIPIDLTDQLVMGYGGLRGAVAYGLAASLDEKKIPEKNLMLGTTLIVVYFTVILQGITMKPLVQWLKVKKATHSDLTLNGKMNNRVFEHILTAMEDICGRMGDNWWTRHWKYFEDKYICWLLMKKDAREQQDPIFGAFHKLNLEDAKQYVTEGESKGALAFIRNYDNASIDFKKKLALEYADIMGDMSEYDFDIDNVPVTSVMKNPIPSVSLDIHELDRRSMHDDLSAHHVLDHHLYKSRRDNHAAYSRSNYKTSENPDETQEIFQRTMRSRLDSFKSAKMGVHPSKKLSKRPKKDSTYKPNGKPADPHRTHPFGDEDFEFTADSTSSSEFAGHFPMRNTNAPDAGVDNPAFIPEMDMPPPMLNPPWQTETANNTAVAPSQRAQGRLPWTPTNLRRLAPLRLSARSTDTFAMADASVDDEAPEEKPGTNHTRL, encoded by the exons ATGGCATTTCTACAGCAGTTTGCACTCCTTCTAGCATTATTAATCGTTTTGAGTAGTTCATGTGCTGGAGTAGGCCTTAACTATTCTTCAAAGTCATCAGtcactactaatactactacctCTACCAACGATTCCACCGATGGACATGCAGCTTCGACAATCACTACATTACCTATTGTCATCTGGAAATGGCATCATGTGGAAACGCCATACCTGGTGGCCCTCTGGATATTGACCTGTTGGCTCTGTAAATTGG ttgctcaactgaaTCACAGTTTCACCTCTGTGATCCCAGAGAGTGGTCTGCTCATTATGATGGGCTTTATTTTGGGAGGAATCGTCTGGGGAGCAGACAAGGCGCAGACTTTCAAACTGATCCCCGTCAACTTCTTCTACTACTTGCTTCCCCAGATCGTCTTAGATGCAAGTTACTGCATGCCAAACAAACTATTCTTCAGCAACCTGGGAGCCATTCTCGTCCATGCTGTTATCGGAACATGCTGGAATGCTGGCACAGTTGGCGTTGCAATGTGGGGCTGCTATGAAGGGGATGCAATGG GGAACTTGAACATCGGCCTTCTGCAGTTCCTGTTGTATGGTGCACTGTTGTCTGCCGTGGACCCTGTGGCAGTGATTGCCGTGTTTGAGGAAGTGCATGTGAATGAAGTGCTTTACATCCTGGTGTTCGGAGAATCACTGCTCAACGATGGCGTCACAGTG GTGCTCTATAATGTTTTTGATGCATTTGTGTCTCTGGGAGGCCCGAAGATCAACGCCGAAGAGATTATCAAAGGAATAG TTTCGTTCTTTGTTGTGTCATTTGGAGGCTCGTTTCTTGGTGTTGTGTTTGCCATTCTGATATCAATGCTGACCAGGATCACTTATAAAGTCCAGATCATCGAAGCCGGCTTCATCATTGTGCTTGGCTACCTGTCTTACCTGACAGCTGAGATGCTCTCACTCTCTGCGATACTTTC GATCACGTTCTGCGGTGTCTGCTGTCAGAAATACATTACCGCCAACATGGATGAGAAATCTGTCTTAACGTTACGTTACGTTCTAAAGGTGATGGCCAACGGCTCAGAGACCATGATCTTCGTCTTCCTGGGAGTTTCAGCTATTGATGTAGACATCTGGGTTTGGAACACTGGCTTCATCCTCCTCACAATCCTCTTCATTGTTGTATTCAGGATCATGG gtgtTTTCTTCCTCAACTGGTTGTTGAATCAGACTCGATTAATTCCTATTGACCTGACTGACCAGTTGGTAATGGGCTATGGTGGCCTGCGAGGAGCAGTGGCGTACGGACTCGCGGCCTCTTTAGATGAGAAAAAAATACCAGAGAAGAATCTGATGCTTGGTACCACGCTCATTGTGGTGTATTTCACTGTTATTCTTCAG GGGATCACCATGAAACCACTGGTCCAGTGGTTGAAGGTTAAGAAAGCAACTCATTCGGATCTGACTCTAAATGGAAAAATGAACAACAGG GTTTTTGAACACATACTGACAGCAATGGAAGACATCTGTGGCCGAATGGGAGATAACTGGTGGACCAGACA TTGGAAATATTTTGAAGACAAGTATATCTGCTGGCTTCTAATGAAGAAAGATGCCAGAGAGCAACAAGACCCAATCTTTGGTGCCTTCCACAAACTAAATCTGGAGGATGCCAAACAATATGTAACTGAG GGTGAAAGCAAAGGTGCTCTTGCTTTCATTCGTAATTATGACAATGCCTCTATAGACTTCAAGAAGAAGCTTGCTTTAGAGTATGCAGACATCATGGGTGACATGTCAGAATATGATTTTGACATTGACAATGTTCCAGTGACCTCTGTCAT GAAAAACCCGATTCCCTCTGTATCCCTGGATATCCATGAGCTAGACAGGAGGAGCATGCATGATGACCTGAGTGCTCATCATGTACTGGATCATCACCTGTACAAGAGCAGAAGAGAT AACCATGCCGCTTACAGCCGCAGTAACTATAAAACCTCAGAGAATCCAGATGAAACGCAGGAGATCTTCCAAAGAACCATGAGAAGCCGCCTTGACTCCTTTAAATCAGCTAAGATGGGTGTCCACCCTTCCAAAAAACTCTCCAAACGTCCCAAGAAGGATTCAACATATAAG CCTAATGGAAAGCCAGCAGACCCACACAGAACCCATCCATTTGGAGATGAag ATTTTGAGTTTACTGCAGACAGCACCTCTAGCAGTGAATTTGCTGGTCACTTCCCCATGAGAAACACAAACGCGCCTGATG CTGGTGTCGATAATCCAGCGTTCATACCTGAGATGGACATGCCTCCACCCATGCTGAACCCACCCTGGCAAACAGAGACAGCAAACAACACGGCTGTGGCACCTTCCCAGAGAGCTCAGGGTCGACTGCCCTGGACGCCCACCAACCTGAGACGTCTAGCACCGCTGAGATTGAGCGCCCGCTCCACAGACACCTTCGCGATGGCTGATGCTTCAGTTGACGACGAGGCACCTGAGGAAAAGCCTGGAACAAATCATACTAGATTGTAA